From Abiotrophia defectiva ATCC 49176:
ACTTGGTATAGCGCTTGAAATAAGCTTGGCTATTTTCAATTGCCGTCTTACGCGGGTCCAAGTCAATCTCTATCATTTGGTCATTGTCATAATAATTTGGTAAAGAAACTTGACTCTGCCCCTTTTGGATTTGATAGGCGTAGGCAGACAGCAATTCACCTTTGATTCGATAGCTTTCTGATTGAGAAGCCACAGCTTGATCTTGATCTAAATTAGCTAGTTTAAGTTGGTTACGATCGATTAAGTACTGCAACCGTTGGTTTAAATCTCCCGTCATTTGTTTAATACGGTCCAGCCGAACACGCTCTGCATAATAGAAAGCAATCAAGCCTGACAATGACTCATAGGCAGTCCATTGGCCAGCAACAGCTGCCAAAGGCGTCATATAAAAATCAGGTTTGTCGGCCTCTAAGAAATAGGCGCCACCGGCATCCACAGCCTGGCAGAAATCAGCTAGTAGTTTATCCCAACTTGCCCCTTCTTGGACTTGGGACAAGAAGGATTGACTGGCTAGTCGGCCTAGGCCCTGAATGTTGGCTTGAACCTGACCTAGGCTAGTCGCACTAGCTAATCGCTCAGCTAGTTCTGCTCTATCCACCTGGCTGAGCTTAAACAAGTTGACTTGTTTCTCATCTTGAGGTGGCCGACGATAGTCAGCGCCGGGCTGCAACAAACGATAGGAATTTAAAGCCATAGGAACATGTTTAAGACAGTCAATGATACGTCCCTGCCCATTAACCAGAATCACATTAGAATGTCGCCCCATTAGTTCAATAATCAAGCGATAGACCTGGCTATCCCCCAACTCATCTCGTCCCGTAAAATGCAGCTCAACAATCCGATCATTCTCAACCTGTTGAATATCTAGTAGAACGGCTTGCTCTAGGTGTTTACGTAAGAGCATGCAGAACATTGGCGCGTGTTCGGGGTTAGAAGGACGTTCGTCTGTCAGATGAAGTCGATAGTATTGAGGATGAATGGAGATGAGTAGGCGGAAATTTTGGCGTTGTGATCGAATGACTAGCTGCAGCTCTTGCTCAAAAGGTTGATAGATTTTAGCAACTTTCCCTCCTATCAAGTGAGCACCTAGCTCCTTAACCAAGGCATGAGTCAAAAAACCATCAAAACTCATTCAATCACATCCTTCCATAAATCTTGAATAAAAGAACAGCGCCTTAAGCACTGTTCTTAGTGTGAGTCACTTAAACTACTGCTCAGCCACCATTTGCTCTAGCACCTTGAAGAGTTCTTCGCGAGGAACAGAACCTTGCCCGCGCTTGATAATTTCGCCTTTGGCGTTGAGAATATAGGTTGTTGGTAGGCTGACAGCATTAAAAGCAATTTGGTTCTGACGTTGATCGTCATAATAGATTGGTAGGTCAGTCAAGCCAGCTTCTTTCAGATAGGCTTGTGCCTTCTCTGCTGTTTCGTCCGGATGACTACCGGTTGCATTAATCATAACGAAATTTACTTTATCGCCGTATTGACGGTAGGCTTCTAGAAAATAAGGCATCTCTTCGCGACAAGGTGGACACCAAGAAGCCCAAATATTGATAATAGTTGGTTTGCCAAATTTTGATGACAAAGTAATGGTATTGCCTAGTTCATCTAACAACTTAGTATCAGGGGCAGATGGTCCCTTACGTTCAGGTTTATTTACTCCACGCACAGCTTGACTACTAGAAGTCGCAGAACTAGCGGCCTCACTAGAGGAAGAATCCGCCTTAGCAACTTGTGAGCTAGATTCCTCAGATGAGTTAGTAGACACGGCTACTGAAGCAGGTTCCTGATTCGATTGGTTGGCTAGCCAGATACTAGCCCCAACCACTATTAAACCTAAAACAAGTAATACTGGATAAAGTAATTTCTTAATTTTGTTCATAAAAGATCCCTTTCGGCAGATAACTAGCGAGCTGCATAGCTATCAGTTAATGGTGGTACAATTTGTTTTTTGCGTGATACTACCCCTGGCAGTTCTAGTTGTTGGTCCACTACCTTCTGACCAAAAGCGGCTTCCAAAGCAGATACATCTTGGCCTACAACTAACCCAAAGGAGTTACTATCTAAGACGTCTGTGACTACTAAGAGGAAGAGTTCATAGCCTTTTGCCTCAACTTCCGCTTGCATAGCCTTTAATAAGGCTTCTTTACGAGCCAAGAGATCAGCAAAACCAATGGCATTGACTTGGGCAATCCGTACTTGGTGGCCATTCATGTCAAAGCTCTTAGCATCTAAGTTGAGTAAGGTTTCTTCAGACTTGCTAGCTAAGTTTGTCCCTGCCTTCAACAAGTCCAAACCGTAAACCTGTGCGTCAATACCCGCCAGTTTTGCTAAGGCTTGTGCCGCATCTACGTCTTCTGGTGTGCAAGTTGGTGATTTGAAGAGTAAGCTATCAGAGATAACAGCAGACAACATGAGACCAGCAATTTGACCAGGAATTTCAATCCCTGCTTCGCCAAACATCTTGTAAAGGACAGTAGCAGTACAGCCGATTGGCTCACAACGATAGTATAATGGTTGTGCAGACTCAAAACCAATCCGGTGGTGGTCAATGACATAGTCTACTGTTAACTCAGCTAAATCATCAATAGACTGGCTGGCTTCATTATGGTCCACTAGGGCAACGTGGGCACCTGTTCCTGCCGCTGATTCAATCACACGAGGTGCTTGAGCCTTGAAGTAGTCAAGGGCAAAAGCCGTTTCCTCATTAGGTGTACCAAGTGCCACCGCCTCAGCTTGGTGGCCTTTTTGGTTGAGGTAGTAGGCAAAAGCAATGGCAGATGCAATGGTGTCAGTGTCTGGATTTTTATGTCCGAAAACTAAATATTGGGTCATGTCAGTGGATCCTCCTATAAGATAATTACTGCCTTAATTTTAACATGTAGCTGGGAAAAATTATAGCCCCAAAGAGGTCCAGGCAAAGTCCCTCATACCCTTTTATTTTACGCTTTCACAACTCTATTAGCAAATTTCCCGCCTATGACTTGTGCACAAAATAAATAGCCCTTAGTGATAGTAACTCACTAAAGGCTATTTCAAGGCTTAAGCTGTTAGATAACCCCGATAAGAAGCAGTTTCTAGAATACGCTTGGCATTTTCCACCCGATCTGGTGTTGGAGGTTCAATCCCCGCCAACCGGTACTTAATCCCCAGGGCTTCGTACTTGTAAACCCCTAACTTATGATAAGGTAAGACTTCAAATTTCAAGACGTTCTTAAGCGTCTTAACGAAAGCACTGAGCCGAATTAAATATTCATCAAAGTCAGTCCGTTCAGGTACCAAGACATGGCGAATCCATACTGGTTGACCAATATCCGATAAATAGTGAGCCAAATCCAGAATGTTCTCATTAGGCTGACCAGTTAACTTACGGTGGCCATCTGAATCAATGTGCTTAAGATCCAAGAGAATTAAATCTGTATACTTAAGCAATTCATTAAATTTACTAAAGAATGGCTCCTTGCGGGTGAATGGCCCCCCACAAGAGTCTAAAGTAGTGTGGACACCATTGGCTTTACAGATTTTAAAGTATTCAATAATGAAGTCAATCTGTAAGAGAGGTTCTCCCCCACTGACCGTAACGCCACCCTTCTTACCCCAGAAATCTTGGTATTGAACGGCCTCGTCAAAGAGTTGTTGCGGCGTATAGTCATGTCCCCCACGCGTCGCCCAAGTATCAGGGTTGTGGCAAAATTCGCAACGTAGGCGGCAGCCCTGCATGAAGGTA
This genomic window contains:
- a CDS encoding NFACT family protein, with protein sequence MSFDGFLTHALVKELGAHLIGGKVAKIYQPFEQELQLVIRSQRQNFRLLISIHPQYYRLHLTDERPSNPEHAPMFCMLLRKHLEQAVLLDIQQVENDRIVELHFTGRDELGDSQVYRLIIELMGRHSNVILVNGQGRIIDCLKHVPMALNSYRLLQPGADYRRPPQDEKQVNLFKLSQVDRAELAERLASATSLGQVQANIQGLGRLASQSFLSQVQEGASWDKLLADFCQAVDAGGAYFLEADKPDFYMTPLAAVAGQWTAYESLSGLIAFYYAERVRLDRIKQMTGDLNQRLQYLIDRNQLKLANLDQDQAVASQSESYRIKGELLSAYAYQIQKGQSQVSLPNYYDNDQMIEIDLDPRKTAIENSQAYFKRYTKYRDALKHIELQRQLAQEEIAYLESVQVQLSRADLQDVAQIRLELAEQGYLGAKQQNLKKRRQEKGLGPRLYQASDGTRILVGRNNLQNDQLSLKQANKNFWWLHAKNIPGSHVIIESDQPSDTTLTEAAMLAAYYSKFQQSANVPVDYLQVKFLRKPNGAKPGYVIYEGQKTLSVTPSPELIQAMEVKE
- the pflA gene encoding pyruvate formate-lyase-activating protein yields the protein MQFGNTATTQVIGHVHSTESFGSVDGPGIRFITFMQGCRLRCEFCHNPDTWATRGGHDYTPQQLFDEAVQYQDFWGKKGGVTVSGGEPLLQIDFIIEYFKICKANGVHTTLDSCGGPFTRKEPFFSKFNELLKYTDLILLDLKHIDSDGHRKLTGQPNENILDLAHYLSDIGQPVWIRHVLVPERTDFDEYLIRLSAFVKTLKNVLKFEVLPYHKLGVYKYEALGIKYRLAGIEPPTPDRVENAKRILETASYRGYLTA
- a CDS encoding TlpA family protein disulfide reductase translates to MNKIKKLLYPVLLVLGLIVVGASIWLANQSNQEPASVAVSTNSSEESSSQVAKADSSSSEAASSATSSSQAVRGVNKPERKGPSAPDTKLLDELGNTITLSSKFGKPTIINIWASWCPPCREEMPYFLEAYRQYGDKVNFVMINATGSHPDETAEKAQAYLKEAGLTDLPIYYDDQRQNQIAFNAVSLPTTYILNAKGEIIKRGQGSVPREELFKVLEQMVAEQ
- a CDS encoding manganese-dependent inorganic pyrophosphatase; this translates as MTQYLVFGHKNPDTDTIASAIAFAYYLNQKGHQAEAVALGTPNEETAFALDYFKAQAPRVIESAAGTGAHVALVDHNEASQSIDDLAELTVDYVIDHHRIGFESAQPLYYRCEPIGCTATVLYKMFGEAGIEIPGQIAGLMLSAVISDSLLFKSPTCTPEDVDAAQALAKLAGIDAQVYGLDLLKAGTNLASKSEETLLNLDAKSFDMNGHQVRIAQVNAIGFADLLARKEALLKAMQAEVEAKGYELFLLVVTDVLDSNSFGLVVGQDVSALEAAFGQKVVDQQLELPGVVSRKKQIVPPLTDSYAAR